In the Pyrolobus fumarii 1A genome, one interval contains:
- a CDS encoding 3-dehydroquinate synthase: protein MFAVRLVSPRYSPPYPVIIGKDLVKDLGDILAEYTRLNPLNCLVAYPQPLEWLANTVVQGLSSFCTHVYKFALPDGEDAKRLEKVLELVEFMHRLGFSRRDLVVVAGGGAASDSAGFAAAIYKRGVPYVNIPSTLLSMVDAAIGGKVAVNHAGLKNLLGTFYQPRAVIEDVSLLATLPKLEVLSGLGEIVKYAYTLSAELHDMLVKHGTKVVEEPNLLAEAVSYSVNSKARIVELDEREEYGLREILNFGHTFGHALEEAAKGEVKHGIAVAWGCVVESWAGVHLGFTPRWVAEELESLVRRLGFPQPKLPEFDILTTLMAKDKKVHGDVIRGVFPLAPGRGLVVDVRLKDYVEAVRRAAARVWRGE, encoded by the coding sequence GTGTTTGCTGTTAGGCTGGTATCGCCTCGCTATTCGCCCCCATACCCAGTGATTATAGGCAAGGATCTTGTCAAGGATCTCGGAGACATTCTAGCCGAGTATACCCGCCTCAATCCACTCAACTGTCTAGTTGCATACCCGCAGCCCCTGGAGTGGCTCGCCAATACGGTCGTACAGGGCTTGTCCAGTTTCTGCACGCACGTGTACAAATTTGCTCTACCAGACGGCGAGGACGCTAAACGTCTCGAAAAGGTCCTAGAGCTTGTGGAGTTTATGCATAGACTGGGCTTCTCGCGCAGGGACTTAGTCGTAGTCGCTGGGGGAGGCGCTGCAAGTGATTCTGCAGGTTTCGCGGCTGCCATCTATAAACGTGGCGTACCATACGTCAATATTCCTTCAACTCTTCTCTCAATGGTTGATGCTGCTATTGGAGGCAAGGTTGCAGTTAACCATGCCGGCCTTAAGAACCTCTTAGGCACTTTTTACCAGCCACGAGCGGTCATAGAAGATGTGTCGCTACTTGCCACTCTACCAAAACTCGAGGTTCTAAGTGGTCTTGGCGAGATAGTGAAGTACGCATATACGTTAAGCGCAGAGCTACACGACATGCTCGTCAAGCACGGTACTAAGGTTGTTGAGGAGCCCAACCTGCTAGCCGAGGCGGTTAGCTACTCTGTCAACTCTAAAGCTAGGATAGTAGAGCTTGACGAGAGGGAGGAATACGGCCTACGCGAGATTCTCAACTTTGGTCATACTTTCGGCCATGCGCTCGAGGAGGCAGCCAAAGGAGAGGTTAAGCACGGCATAGCTGTGGCGTGGGGCTGCGTTGTTGAGTCTTGGGCAGGTGTGCACCTGGGGTTTACTCCGAGGTGGGTAGCCGAGGAGCTAGAGTCGCTGGTTCGTAGACTCGGATTTCCCCAGCCAAAGCTACCAGAGTTTGATATCCTCACTACGCTAATGGCCAAGGATAAGAAGGTACATGGCGACGTTATTAGGGGTGTGTTCCCACTTGCTCCTGGAAGGGGCCTAGTCGTAGACGTGAGGTTAAAGGATTATGTCGAGGCGGTTAGACGCGCGGCTGCAAGAGTCTGGAGGGGAGAGTAA
- a CDS encoding phosphoglycolate phosphatase yields the protein MPRLRALAVDIDGTLTINRGIFTLDLEAINMLRELSSHGIHIILVTGNSLPVTAGLARYLGFDYSPHVAENGCMVFYRGSRIRTCTGDASTAARLVEEHLSDILYPSWQNPYRHCDYAFNLRSGVDPQAALEKVRNLLHREGLEGISIGYSGYAIHVKPSCVSKARGLLKALELVGVKTTETVAIGDSALDVELKHASAVLVAVGNADEELKQAAHIVAPGRSSESVKWLVKLLLEKNLELDGLLSQ from the coding sequence ATGCCACGGCTGAGGGCTCTCGCGGTAGACATAGATGGCACTCTGACAATCAACAGAGGCATCTTCACACTCGATCTAGAAGCCATCAATATGCTACGCGAGCTATCGTCTCACGGTATACACATTATACTCGTTACTGGTAACAGCCTCCCCGTAACGGCTGGCCTCGCGCGCTACCTCGGCTTTGACTATTCACCTCACGTCGCCGAAAACGGATGCATGGTGTTTTACCGCGGTTCGAGAATAAGGACGTGCACCGGAGATGCTAGCACGGCCGCTAGACTTGTAGAAGAGCATCTCTCGGATATACTCTATCCTAGCTGGCAGAACCCCTATCGACACTGCGACTATGCCTTTAATCTTAGAAGTGGCGTCGACCCACAAGCAGCACTAGAGAAGGTACGTAACTTGCTACATAGAGAGGGTCTTGAAGGCATCAGCATAGGATATAGTGGTTACGCTATACACGTGAAGCCATCATGTGTTAGCAAGGCACGCGGCCTCCTAAAAGCTTTAGAGCTTGTCGGCGTTAAGACGACAGAAACTGTAGCTATAGGCGACTCGGCTCTCGATGTAGAGCTTAAGCATGCCAGCGCAGTCCTAGTCGCTGTTGGCAATGCCGATGAGGAGCTAAAACAAGCTGCTCATATCGTAGCACCTGGTAGAAGTAGCGAATCTGTCAAGTGGCTCGTCAAGCTCCTGCTGGAAAAGAATCTTGAACTAGATGGGCTTCTTAGTCAATAG
- a CDS encoding inositol monophosphatase family protein, producing MEWSPPELRKILTRVAGEAAGFLRDKFGSINLLEVHGVKARDETMRIDLEVENYVFELLKAEGLKCLVATEERGVVKLGNDPVVIVLDPLDGSKNFASFVPWAAVSLAAAPINNTEPPRLTDIVAGAVAPIFNWPVISFAKGEGVHEGEDKPLMTPTRRLLLYYAENAQQALIVEKLIEALKARGMRVSARSLGSASLEVSWAGIGRALAFIDVRGKLRTIDITAAVHIALEAGSYVIVERWGARIDRVEEVGTVIVAPPDTWGIVKSVLCETGHCNLVDQALSRKETQLIPVARATQGH from the coding sequence ATGGAGTGGAGCCCGCCCGAGCTTCGCAAAATACTCACACGCGTGGCAGGCGAGGCTGCAGGCTTCCTACGGGACAAGTTTGGCAGTATCAACCTCCTAGAGGTGCACGGAGTTAAAGCCCGAGATGAGACGATGCGCATCGACCTTGAGGTTGAAAACTACGTATTCGAGCTATTAAAGGCCGAGGGTTTGAAGTGTCTCGTTGCAACTGAGGAGCGAGGCGTCGTGAAACTAGGCAACGATCCAGTGGTAATAGTGCTTGACCCACTAGATGGTAGCAAGAATTTTGCATCATTCGTGCCGTGGGCTGCTGTTAGTCTAGCCGCTGCACCAATAAACAACACTGAACCGCCACGTTTAACCGACATTGTAGCTGGTGCTGTCGCACCGATTTTCAACTGGCCGGTTATCAGCTTCGCAAAAGGCGAGGGAGTACACGAAGGCGAAGATAAGCCTCTAATGACTCCTACACGACGCCTACTGCTCTATTACGCCGAGAATGCACAACAAGCACTTATCGTCGAGAAGTTAATCGAAGCGTTAAAAGCTAGAGGCATGAGGGTAAGTGCACGTTCACTTGGCTCTGCTTCCCTAGAGGTTAGTTGGGCTGGCATAGGAAGAGCGTTGGCATTCATAGACGTGCGGGGTAAGCTACGCACTATAGACATTACCGCAGCCGTCCACATAGCTCTAGAGGCTGGTAGCTACGTTATCGTCGAGCGCTGGGGAGCTAGGATAGACCGCGTAGAGGAGGTTGGCACAGTAATCGTTGCACCCCCCGACACATGGGGCATAGTGAAGAGTGTGTTATGCGAAACAGGCCACTGTAATCTGGTCGACCAAGCTCTGAGTAGGAAGGAGACGCAACTAATACCCGTAGCTCGTGCCACGCAAGGCCACTAG
- a CDS encoding NAD(P)-dependent oxidoreductase, which translates to MKVVVAGLGLMGQAYVDRLSSQGFNVLPYARRSGVAGEVAKRINSRPATLEDMKHRDTVLVVAGWDDDYLLWLAELVKDGESIVVNTSTVSPQASMKAGEIVGRERYVEAPVAAGPRVARDGKLPVIVAYWNSEAWNKARPVVEALAATIIEAGEPPSAMVVKLAFNNILFTLVAGIADSFKLLAAWKVDKELLKKLMESTWMRILIERYWDRAWGKAKTHFRLAGAVKDLALFIEAARRRGAPVPASAGALNEYLDALLECDENVDYTSVIRCTYERVARNAREIR; encoded by the coding sequence TTGAAGGTTGTAGTTGCAGGCCTCGGGCTCATGGGGCAAGCCTATGTGGATAGGCTCTCCTCACAGGGTTTCAATGTACTCCCATACGCTAGGCGCAGTGGAGTAGCAGGAGAAGTTGCCAAGAGGATAAACTCGCGGCCAGCCACACTAGAGGATATGAAACACCGTGACACCGTATTGGTAGTTGCTGGATGGGATGATGATTACCTCCTGTGGCTTGCAGAGTTAGTGAAGGACGGCGAGTCGATTGTAGTGAACACGTCAACGGTATCGCCACAAGCTAGTATGAAAGCTGGCGAGATCGTGGGAAGAGAGCGTTACGTTGAAGCGCCGGTTGCTGCGGGGCCTCGTGTAGCGCGTGACGGAAAGCTCCCCGTTATAGTAGCCTATTGGAACAGTGAGGCGTGGAACAAGGCGAGGCCGGTTGTTGAGGCGTTGGCAGCTACGATAATAGAAGCTGGTGAGCCTCCCAGCGCAATGGTAGTTAAGCTAGCTTTCAATAATATACTATTCACGCTTGTTGCGGGCATAGCGGATAGCTTCAAGTTACTCGCGGCGTGGAAGGTTGATAAGGAGCTATTGAAGAAGTTAATGGAATCCACGTGGATGCGCATACTCATTGAGAGGTACTGGGATAGAGCATGGGGTAAAGCGAAAACACACTTCCGCCTGGCTGGCGCCGTCAAAGACCTTGCACTGTTTATCGAGGCTGCTAGGAGGAGAGGTGCTCCCGTACCTGCATCTGCAGGCGCACTAAATGAGTATCTAGATGCACTACTAGAATGCGATGAGAATGTTGATTATACAAGCGTTATAAGGTGTACGTATGAACGAGTTGCTCGCAACGCGCGTGAAATAAGATAA
- a CDS encoding translation initiation factor IF-2 subunit gamma, whose product MSLVDKEEIEAQRRRQPEVNIGTVGHVDHGKTTLVQAITGVWTAKHSEELKRGMTIKLGYATGEIWYCEGAEEPDAYQPAPEKCPPGTTPKLLRKVSFVDAPGHEVLMATMLSGAALMDGALLVIAANEKCPQPQTREHFVALDIIGVRRLVIVQNKVDVVTPEQAKKNYEEIREFLRGTWAEKLPVIPVSALHKVNIDALLMAIEAFIPTPQRDLSKPPLMFVARSFDVNKPGTPPEKMVGGVLGGSLVQGVLRVGDEIEIAPGVRVEKKGGRVEYEPLVTEVVSLRFDNLEVEEAKPGGLVAVGTKLDPSVTKADSLVGNVVGKPGHLPPTYNTLRLEYRLLERVVGTKDLVRVQPIRVREPLMITVGTAITMGIVTRVTSDEMEVALRRPVVAWPGAHVAISRQVRGRWRLVGWGVVKD is encoded by the coding sequence TTGAGCCTCGTGGATAAGGAGGAGATTGAAGCTCAGAGGCGTAGGCAGCCAGAAGTTAACATCGGTACCGTTGGTCACGTGGACCACGGTAAGACTACTCTAGTGCAAGCGATAACTGGCGTGTGGACGGCGAAGCACAGTGAGGAGCTAAAGAGAGGTATGACCATCAAGCTAGGCTATGCAACTGGCGAGATATGGTACTGTGAGGGCGCCGAGGAGCCTGACGCCTATCAGCCTGCGCCAGAGAAATGTCCACCAGGCACAACACCCAAACTGCTACGCAAAGTAAGCTTTGTCGATGCTCCCGGTCACGAGGTTTTGATGGCTACGATGCTTAGCGGCGCAGCGCTGATGGATGGCGCGCTTCTAGTCATTGCGGCCAACGAGAAGTGCCCCCAGCCGCAGACCCGCGAGCATTTTGTAGCGCTCGACATAATAGGTGTTAGGCGTCTAGTGATAGTCCAGAACAAAGTTGATGTTGTGACGCCCGAGCAGGCTAAGAAGAACTATGAGGAGATACGCGAGTTCTTGCGTGGCACGTGGGCTGAGAAGCTACCAGTAATACCTGTTAGCGCGCTACACAAGGTAAACATAGACGCGTTGCTGATGGCTATTGAAGCTTTCATCCCAACGCCGCAACGCGACCTATCCAAACCGCCGCTGATGTTCGTGGCGAGAAGCTTCGACGTTAACAAGCCTGGAACACCACCAGAGAAGATGGTTGGTGGTGTGCTGGGCGGTAGTCTAGTCCAGGGTGTGCTTAGGGTAGGCGATGAAATTGAGATAGCGCCGGGTGTTCGTGTGGAGAAGAAGGGCGGGCGCGTAGAGTACGAGCCTCTTGTAACAGAAGTTGTGAGCCTGCGGTTTGACAACCTGGAGGTCGAGGAGGCTAAGCCTGGAGGCCTAGTAGCGGTAGGCACTAAGCTTGATCCAAGCGTAACTAAAGCTGATAGCCTAGTGGGTAACGTGGTCGGCAAGCCTGGGCATCTACCGCCGACTTACAATACTCTACGCCTCGAATATAGGCTCCTAGAGAGGGTTGTTGGTACTAAGGACCTAGTTAGAGTCCAGCCAATAAGAGTGCGCGAACCGCTCATGATAACCGTGGGAACGGCAATAACAATGGGCATTGTGACTAGAGTGACAAGTGACGAGATGGAAGTCGCACTAAGACGACCCGTAGTAGCTTGGCCCGGTGCTCATGTAGCGATTTCGCGTCAGGTGCGTGGACGCTGGAGGCTCGTGGGCTGGGGCGTGGTGAAGGACTAG
- a CDS encoding RNA ligase, whose translation MIRIPLERWMIEKLAEALNVNIEEAERLARRRNVVRLMKWRNVTYFSLRKDVYGLREGTLIAVWPDGYRVVPGYPSIQRVLLPSVALPKHFIDKIVVEEKLNGYNVRVVKLRDEIVAVTRGGLICPYTTQRIRKLYGDKLTSLFREEGEELVVAGEVIGLENPYVRFYYPEAGGFAYFIFDIVHGEKFLPPHERKEIVEKHGLLHVPVLGEIDKNDIKAFRKIIEDLERRGREGVVLKDPEYRVPPLKYTTSFINIHDIEIGMRFPFDEGRNYLFSRILREIFKAVEEGWDDRRLLLAEQNLGKAILEPAIEAVKEVKNGKMLYEEFMLPFDTRDDFEEFLDYMASLGVDIIVAGVEQRSDGSIVARIRKVKDTWREVQKILETGLSPID comes from the coding sequence TTGATACGTATACCTCTAGAAAGGTGGATGATTGAGAAGCTAGCAGAGGCGCTTAACGTGAATATTGAGGAGGCCGAGCGGCTTGCACGAAGACGTAACGTTGTGCGTCTAATGAAATGGAGGAATGTCACATACTTCTCTCTGCGCAAGGACGTTTACGGTCTACGTGAAGGCACGCTAATAGCCGTATGGCCTGACGGCTACCGTGTAGTCCCAGGATACCCGTCTATACAGCGAGTGCTCCTCCCGAGTGTAGCGCTGCCCAAACACTTCATTGATAAGATAGTTGTTGAGGAGAAGCTGAATGGGTATAACGTTAGAGTTGTTAAACTACGCGACGAGATCGTTGCTGTAACAAGAGGCGGTCTTATCTGTCCATACACGACGCAGCGTATACGTAAACTCTACGGTGATAAACTAACTAGCCTATTCCGAGAGGAGGGCGAGGAACTCGTAGTAGCCGGTGAGGTCATAGGGCTAGAGAATCCATACGTGCGCTTCTACTACCCCGAGGCCGGAGGGTTTGCCTATTTCATCTTCGATATTGTACATGGTGAGAAGTTTCTGCCTCCACATGAGCGAAAAGAGATAGTTGAAAAGCATGGATTGCTACACGTTCCCGTGCTAGGTGAGATAGATAAAAACGATATCAAGGCCTTCAGGAAGATAATTGAGGATCTTGAACGACGTGGAAGGGAGGGTGTTGTCCTTAAAGACCCAGAGTATCGAGTCCCACCCTTGAAATACACTACGAGCTTCATAAACATACACGACATCGAGATTGGTATGAGATTCCCGTTTGATGAGGGTAGAAACTACCTCTTCTCACGAATACTACGTGAAATATTCAAGGCTGTGGAGGAGGGATGGGATGATAGGCGTTTGTTACTTGCAGAGCAGAACTTGGGGAAGGCTATCCTGGAGCCGGCCATCGAGGCTGTAAAGGAGGTTAAAAACGGTAAAATGTTGTATGAGGAGTTCATGTTGCCTTTCGATACTAGAGACGATTTTGAAGAGTTCCTGGACTACATGGCGTCTCTAGGTGTTGACATCATAGTTGCTGGGGTAGAGCAACGTAGTGATGGTAGTATTGTCGCGAGGATAAGAAAGGTTAAGGATACGTGGCGCGAGGTGCAGAAGATACTAGAGACAGGGCTAAGTCCTATTGACTAA
- a CDS encoding transketolase family protein, giving the protein MRDAVGRALVELGEEDPDMVVVTADVARSTRTSWFGEKFPERFVNVGIGEQDLVDFAAGLALAGKRPWAAAFAMFMMRAWEQIRNTIDRMRLNVKLLATHSGFSDHSDGSSHQSLEDVALMRVLHNMVVVVPADALEAYKAVRALHWDVNGPAYLRVGRDYSPVITEPETPFRIGNANILRDGDDLAIVGCGPILYQALRAADILEKKIGVKPAVIDMHTIKPIDRHTIVKYAQKTGFIVTVEEHYTRGGLGGAVAEVLAEEYPTRILMIGARGYGHSARSIEDLYRAHCLVAECIAKRIEEALRGVKN; this is encoded by the coding sequence ATGAGGGATGCCGTTGGAAGAGCACTTGTCGAGCTAGGCGAGGAAGATCCAGACATGGTAGTAGTTACTGCCGACGTTGCGAGGTCTACACGCACGTCATGGTTTGGAGAGAAGTTTCCAGAGCGTTTTGTCAACGTAGGCATAGGAGAGCAAGATCTAGTAGATTTCGCGGCAGGGTTAGCGCTGGCAGGTAAACGCCCCTGGGCAGCCGCCTTTGCAATGTTCATGATGCGTGCCTGGGAGCAAATAAGGAACACCATAGACCGTATGAGGCTTAACGTCAAGCTACTAGCTACACATAGCGGGTTCAGTGACCACAGTGACGGGAGTAGTCATCAAAGCTTAGAGGATGTCGCACTGATGCGCGTACTTCATAACATGGTGGTTGTAGTCCCCGCCGACGCTCTAGAAGCGTACAAGGCTGTCAGAGCTCTACACTGGGATGTTAACGGACCAGCATATCTACGTGTTGGTCGCGACTACTCCCCGGTAATCACAGAACCCGAAACACCCTTCAGGATCGGAAACGCCAATATCCTGCGCGATGGCGACGATCTAGCCATTGTGGGGTGTGGCCCCATACTCTATCAGGCGCTACGCGCAGCAGACATACTAGAGAAGAAGATTGGCGTAAAACCCGCTGTTATAGACATGCACACGATCAAGCCCATTGACAGACACACTATAGTCAAGTATGCCCAAAAGACAGGGTTCATAGTGACCGTTGAGGAGCACTACACGCGTGGTGGGCTTGGTGGAGCTGTTGCCGAGGTGCTAGCCGAAGAGTACCCGACACGCATTTTGATGATAGGCGCTAGAGGTTACGGCCACAGCGCTAGAAGCATAGAAGACCTTTATCGTGCACACTGCCTCGTTGCAGAGTGCATAGCTAAGCGCATAGAGGAGGCGTTAAGAGGTGTAAAGAATTGA
- a CDS encoding MBL fold metallo-hydrolase, whose product MSTVSVEVEVLGGAREVGRASIALRYKGRVLLLDAGVNFDEEDKPVFARTVPPRDVDGIVLTHAHLDHIGTAPAYYITYQPPIIATKPTFEMARLMWEDFLKLNGYYSMYEDAEVKRLMEAAVYARYYSPIRVGDEFSVTLYPAGHIPGSAMVYVEVGGRRILYTGDVNTIYTKLMEPARVDGMPPVDLMIMEATYGASTHPPRKIVEERLVAIVEEVVDRGGTVLIPAFSISRGQEVMMILAERDLGIDVAVDGMVRQVTDIFLENPSYIRNVELLAKAREEFLFVQGWQDRRKVWKRPGVIIASAGMLKGGPSLYYLKKIMGNPKNAVVMVSFQAPGTPGRKILEEGLFHETGEPIRARVEWLDLSSHADRRGLLELVARIKPAKVLIVHSDGTVADSFAQLVRDKLGVDVEVAEEGRKYTL is encoded by the coding sequence GGCGGGGCACGTGAAGTCGGCCGTGCTAGCATAGCACTGCGGTACAAAGGTAGAGTCTTATTGCTAGATGCTGGCGTAAACTTCGATGAGGAGGATAAGCCCGTCTTCGCGCGCACTGTACCACCGAGGGATGTCGACGGCATTGTACTGACTCATGCGCACCTGGATCATATCGGTACTGCCCCGGCCTATTACATTACCTACCAGCCTCCGATAATCGCGACTAAGCCTACGTTCGAGATGGCGCGGTTGATGTGGGAGGACTTCCTGAAACTTAATGGCTACTACTCTATGTATGAGGATGCTGAAGTCAAGAGGCTCATGGAAGCCGCAGTCTACGCGAGATACTATAGCCCGATAAGAGTTGGGGACGAGTTCTCCGTGACTCTATATCCTGCAGGCCATATACCTGGTAGCGCGATGGTCTATGTGGAGGTTGGCGGCCGCCGCATACTCTACACGGGCGACGTTAACACCATCTACACGAAGCTTATGGAGCCGGCCCGTGTTGACGGCATGCCTCCGGTCGACCTTATGATAATGGAGGCTACGTATGGAGCGTCAACACACCCGCCTAGGAAGATTGTCGAAGAGAGGCTCGTTGCGATTGTCGAGGAGGTTGTGGATAGAGGCGGTACTGTGTTGATACCGGCTTTCAGCATTAGCAGAGGACAAGAGGTTATGATGATACTGGCGGAGCGCGACCTTGGCATCGACGTTGCGGTTGACGGGATGGTTAGACAGGTTACCGACATTTTCCTTGAGAACCCGTCGTACATTCGCAACGTCGAACTATTGGCTAAGGCTAGGGAGGAGTTCCTCTTCGTCCAAGGCTGGCAGGATAGGAGAAAGGTGTGGAAACGACCCGGCGTCATAATAGCGTCTGCTGGCATGTTGAAGGGCGGCCCAAGCCTCTACTATCTCAAGAAGATTATGGGCAACCCGAAGAACGCGGTCGTGATGGTCAGCTTCCAGGCGCCTGGTACGCCAGGCCGCAAGATACTCGAGGAGGGTCTGTTCCATGAGACCGGCGAGCCTATCAGAGCGAGAGTAGAGTGGCTTGACCTGTCTAGCCACGCCGACCGTAGAGGGTTACTCGAGCTGGTAGCGCGCATAAAACCAGCCAAGGTGCTAATAGTTCATAGTGATGGTACCGTAGCCGATAGCTTTGCCCAACTTGTAAGGGATAAGCTTGGCGTTGACGTGGAGGTTGCCGAGGAGGGGAGGAAATACACCCTTTAG
- a CDS encoding metallophosphoesterase family protein, which yields MFRILHVSDIHCSLDNLEEVVEAERGNFDVLAITGDICCNSRLRRILSTTGSKVLAVTGNMDDIHIARLLRDYGWLLDGRVEVIGKYVIAGVGGLQPVQDVARLEELLPKALTRESILIVLAHHPIHGYLDVTFAGVHAGLYETKKLVDHFKPHVYLHGHIHEARGVAHYANTLLVNPGPLAHGYYAMIEMDDSGNAHAELRSL from the coding sequence ATGTTCAGAATCCTTCATGTTTCTGATATCCACTGCAGCCTTGATAATCTAGAGGAGGTGGTGGAGGCTGAACGAGGGAACTTCGACGTACTTGCCATAACTGGCGATATATGTTGCAACTCTCGTCTACGCAGAATACTGAGTACAACCGGTAGCAAGGTGCTCGCCGTAACCGGCAACATGGATGACATACATATTGCGAGGCTTTTACGCGATTATGGATGGCTGCTTGACGGTCGTGTAGAGGTTATCGGTAAGTATGTCATAGCGGGTGTTGGCGGCTTACAACCTGTGCAGGATGTAGCGAGGCTCGAAGAGCTACTCCCCAAAGCACTGACGCGAGAATCCATCCTTATAGTGCTGGCCCACCACCCTATCCACGGTTACCTTGACGTCACGTTCGCTGGTGTACACGCAGGATTATATGAAACAAAGAAGCTAGTAGATCATTTCAAACCACACGTCTACCTTCACGGACATATACACGAGGCCAGAGGTGTAGCACACTACGCTAACACTCTGCTTGTCAACCCAGGGCCCCTCGCCCACGGCTACTACGCAATGATAGAGATGGACGATAGCGGCAATGCACATGCAGAACTAAGAAGCCTTTAG
- a CDS encoding 1-deoxy-D-xylulose-5-phosphate synthase N-terminal domain-containing protein, producing the protein MKISELRDIALRIRRRILRMAAVDKSVHAGASLSVTDILVALYFGIGVRLEGPKPTHRDWVILSKGHAVPALYAILTELGLLEEAELDKIRTIDGLEGHPDFTTPGVDVSTGSLGQGLSIGAGIAYAMRLDGTEGKYNVFVILGDGELDEGQVWEAATTAAHLRLRSLVAIVDVNGFQLDGPTDKIKSKGSIAARWSSIGWHVVEADGHSFKSLLSALEEAIAYPGPAVVLAYTRRGRGLGILEKTGGQHVNPEYAKQFIE; encoded by the coding sequence ATGAAGATAAGCGAGCTACGCGATATAGCGTTGAGGATCAGGAGACGCATACTACGGATGGCTGCGGTAGACAAGAGTGTGCATGCTGGCGCATCACTTAGCGTTACCGATATTCTTGTGGCTCTTTACTTCGGCATAGGTGTTAGACTGGAGGGTCCTAAACCAACGCATCGCGACTGGGTGATACTCAGCAAGGGTCATGCCGTGCCCGCGCTTTACGCTATTCTTACAGAGTTGGGTCTCCTCGAGGAAGCGGAGCTAGACAAGATACGCACTATTGATGGCTTGGAAGGGCACCCTGACTTCACTACGCCAGGCGTCGATGTCTCTACGGGTAGTCTGGGTCAAGGGCTTAGCATTGGAGCTGGCATAGCATACGCTATGCGCCTTGACGGCACAGAGGGCAAATACAATGTGTTCGTGATACTGGGCGACGGTGAACTCGACGAGGGTCAAGTGTGGGAGGCAGCCACAACCGCCGCTCATCTACGCCTACGTAGCCTCGTGGCTATCGTAGACGTGAATGGATTCCAGCTAGACGGTCCTACGGACAAGATAAAGTCCAAGGGTTCGATTGCAGCACGCTGGTCCAGCATAGGCTGGCATGTCGTAGAGGCCGATGGCCACAGTTTCAAGAGCCTCTTATCCGCACTTGAGGAGGCAATCGCCTATCCTGGCCCAGCTGTTGTTCTCGCATACACGCGTCGAGGTAGAGGCCTAGGTATACTCGAGAAGACAGGTGGTCAGCATGTCAACCCTGAGTACGCGAAACAATTCATCGAGTAA